Genomic DNA from Nocardioides aquaticus:
ACGAGACCCAGGCCCGCTTCTCCACCGAGCGCTGCTCGGCGTCGTGGTCGAGCCGGCCGGCGTCGGCCGGGGTGCACTCCCACGCCACGCACGTCGAGCACGGCCCGGGCATCGCCGCGAGGCGGTCGGGGGTGAGCGGCACGATCCGGCGGGTCACACCGCCGATCGTAGGCCGCGGGCCCCGGCCCGCAGCGAGATCCGCGTGGCCGCGCCCCCGCCCACCTGCGAGGATGACGCGGTGCGCCAGATCCGCCAGAGCCGCAAGCTCCACGACGTCCGCTACGACGTCCGGGGACCCATCCTCGTCGAGGCCCAGCGCCTGGAGGCGGAGGGACACCGGATCCTGAAGCTCAACATCGGCAACCCGGCGCCGTTCGGCTTCGAGGCCCCCGAGGCGATCCTCGCCGACATGCACCACCACCTGCACGAGGCGCAGGGCTACAGCGACTCCCGCGGGATCTACCCCGCCCGCACGGCCGTGGCGCAGTACTACCAGCAGCAGGGCCTGCGCGACGCCGTCGTCGACGACGTCTTCATCGGCAACGGCGTCTCCGAGCTGATCTCGATGGTGCTCCAGGCCTTTGTCGACGACGGCAACGAGATCCTGGTGCCGGCGCCGGACTACCCGCTGTGGACCGGGGCCGTGACGCTGTCCGGCGGGGTGCCGGTGCACTACGAGTGCGACGAGGCGGACGGGTGGAACCCCGACCTGGCCGACGTCGAGGCCAAGATCACCGAGCACACCCAGGCCCTGGTCATCATCAACCCCAACAACCCCACGGGCGCGGTCTACAGCAAGGAGGTCGTCGAGGGCCTGGTCGACATCGCCCGGCGCCACGAGCTGGTCGTGTTCTCCGACGAGATCTACGAGAAGATCCTCTTCGAGGACGCCGTCCACCACCACGCGGCGCTCGCCGCCGGGGACGACGTACTGTGCCTGACCTTCAGCGGCCTGTCGAAGGCCTACCGCGTCTGCGGCTACCGGGCCGGCTGGGTGCTGATCTCGGGCCCCCAGGAGGTCGCGACCGACTTCATCGAGGGCCTCACGCTGATCGCCAACATGCGGATGTGCGCCAACGTGCCGGCCCAGCACGCGATCCAGACCGCCCTCGGCGGGTACCAGTCCATCGAGGAGCTGATCGTGCCCGGAGGACGCTTCTACGAGCAGTCCATGCTGGCCGACCGGATGCTCAACGAGATCCCCGGGGTGACCTCCGTACGCCCCCGCGGGGCGCTCTACTGCTTCCCGCGCCTGGACCCCGAGGTCTACCCGATCGAGGACGACGAGGCGTTCGTGATCGAGCTGCTGCGCGCCAAGAAGATCCTGGTCACGCACGGCACCGGGTTCAACTGGGTCCGCCCCGACCACTTCCGGCTGGTGACGCTGCCCGACGTCGCCGTCCTGGAGGAGGCCATCGG
This window encodes:
- a CDS encoding pyridoxal phosphate-dependent aminotransferase; translated protein: MRQIRQSRKLHDVRYDVRGPILVEAQRLEAEGHRILKLNIGNPAPFGFEAPEAILADMHHHLHEAQGYSDSRGIYPARTAVAQYYQQQGLRDAVVDDVFIGNGVSELISMVLQAFVDDGNEILVPAPDYPLWTGAVTLSGGVPVHYECDEADGWNPDLADVEAKITEHTQALVIINPNNPTGAVYSKEVVEGLVDIARRHELVVFSDEIYEKILFEDAVHHHAALAAGDDVLCLTFSGLSKAYRVCGYRAGWVLISGPQEVATDFIEGLTLIANMRMCANVPAQHAIQTALGGYQSIEELIVPGGRFYEQSMLADRMLNEIPGVTSVRPRGALYCFPRLDPEVYPIEDDEAFVIELLRAKKILVTHGTGFNWVRPDHFRLVTLPDVAVLEEAIGRIGDFLAGRRS